GCAAAAGACTGCTTCGCAGTTATGCATATGTAATGGGGGGGGGGTAAACCTTGAAATTAATCTCAGAAAAGGATACTTACCAATTAATTGAGTATTAGCTATAAGCATAATTTTCACGTTAGAAAATATGCAAAAAATATTTCATATCATTCTACTCCTATTAGTTCTTCCGCTTTACATTAAAGCTAACGACCATCTCATCGAATTTTGGCCACAATTTAACATTGGTCAATGGGAAAAAGATAAGTGGAAGCTAGAAGCTCATATTGAATTACGTTTTACAGAGCCTATTACACGTCTTCGTTATTTTGAATATTCTGAGAAGCTTGCATACCAAGCATTTAAGTATTTAAATTTTCGTGCAGGGTTAACGTATATTACTGAGAAAAAGTTTGATCAGGTGAAATACCGTTATAATACACGCTTAGAATTTGAGGCGAATCCCTCTTTGCCCTTAGGTGAGAAAACCCTGTTGACATTAAGGAATAGGCTTGAACTCCGTAAGTTCCAGGATAACAATGCAATTAATTTTCGCTCTAGGCATAGGCTGCGTGTGGCTATTGAACCTTCAAGCAAAACAACTTTCAAAACCATTTCTATGTCTGACGAGATATTCTACGATTACACCCAAGATCAATTCGTGGAAAATAGATATATCCCTATACAGTTCGAATTTGAGGTATCCTCAGAACTTGATATAGCCTTATACCTTATGCTGAAAAGCTCACAAGCTACGAGCGGGTGGAGCCAAAGCTTTATCATTGGCTCCAATTTTGACTTCTGACTTACCTGAAGCTCGCAGTGAAGTGATTCTGAATAGCTATGTTATAGTAGGTAAGGCAGACAGATCCTTCAAATTTGCTAGCCAAATTTGGCAGAGTTTTTCCTCATAAGAACACGCTACTACCATCATTTCCTTAGAATCCGGGATCAAGGCAAGTTCACGTTCCATCTCTTCCAGGTGTTCTTTTTCCTCCAATAAGATAGACATCACGGTCACGGGCGACTTAGCAGCTTTCAAGACTTTATGGTAAGTGGGATAAAGCATAGATGCCCTTAATTCAATGGCATACGTTACAAGCAGGTAGGCGGCTTCTTTAGCTTGGATAGAGGTTAACCCGCTTCTCTGTTGTAAATAACGGCATACTGCAACATCGAGCGTGTTTAGATAGTGTAAGCTTGCATACCCGCCTAACATGGAATCTAATGCATAGGTCTCAAATTTTTGTTCAGATACACGGCTGATTTGGCTTTTAAGATAATGTGCATGCCTAAACTCTTCAGCTGCGTGTTTCAACATCTCTTCTTTTACTTTAGTAGGGTGCTCGCAAAGGGCAATTTTCCGTGCGCCGCAGTTTTCCATATACGATAAAGTATTCAACCATTTGGCGTGTGTATCGCCATTGGAAACTATATCAGTTAATATTTCTTCGAAATGAGCTTCTTTCAACATGATAAACTTTCCAATAGGGTTTGATAGATATGATATAAGTCTTCTTCACTCACACAATAGGGAGGAAGGACGTGAACGTAGTTGCCAAAAGGGCGCAAAACGACGTGTTTAGCAAAAAAATGCGGGACAATCCGCTGTTTTAACGAGCTGAAGTAGCCACTATCGCCCTCTCGCGTTTTATATTCCAGACTTAAGATAGTGCCTTGGACTTCGCACCGCTCCCATAAGTGTTGGTACTGTTCCTTAAACTGAAGGTGTGATGCTTCTATTCTAGCACGCTGGGCTGAACAGTCATTGGTCAAAAGCAAGTCCAGACTCGCTAAGGCTGCTGCACATCCTAAGGGGTTGGCGGTATAGGTATGTCCATGAAGAAAAGCAGCAGCTCTGTCTTGGGATTGGAAACCTTCAAAGATAAAGTCTTTGCAAACAGTCAGTGCTAACGGTAAGGCACCACCAGTAAGGCCTTTGGCTAAGCAAATAATATCCGGAGTATGTTTCAAATATTCGCATGCGAAGAGGGGGCCTGTTCTACCGAAACCGGTCATTACTTCGTCTGCTATAGTCAGAATATTGTTTTTCTCGCAAATCTCCATGAGTACATCCAAGCCCTTAGCTGAATGGCTTTTCATACCATTAAACCCTTGGATGATGGGCTCAAAGATGAATCCGGCAACGCTCTTATGCTCAATCAAGGCATTCAATTGTGCATACGATTCCTCTTCTTTTCCAGCAAAAGGGGGATCGATCCATTCCACATCGAACATGAAAGGCCAGAAGGGGCGGTTAAAGCTGGTTTTTCCTGCGGCGGACATTGCCCCAAAGGTATCTCCATGATAGCCGCCCTTAAAGCAGATAAGGACGTCTTTTTCGGGAGCGGCACCTTTGTTATGCCAAAACTGGAAAATAATTTTTAGTGCAGCCTCCACTGCCGTGGAACCGTTGTCTGAGTAGAAGAAGCGGTTGAGGCCTGGGGGTAAAATAGCTTTTAAACGTTCCGCCAACAATATCGCAGGTTCGTGCGTATAGTCAGCAAACATCACATGCTGCAGGTTTTGCGCTTGTTCATAGATTTTTTCTGCGATGTAGGGATGGGAGTGTCCGTGCAGATTTGTCCACCAGGAAGAGACAGCATCGATATAACGTGTACCCATGTCAGAATAAAGGTAGGCTCCTTGCGCTTTCACTATCGCTATGGGCAATGGGTCAGTTTCGTATTGGGTAAAGGGATGCCAAATGATGGCTCTATCACGCTGTGTTAGCTGGGAATCTAAAGTTGGAATTGCCATTGCTTAGCGTACCTTTGGATAATATTAAAATTTAGTATAGGTTCTTCGCTAAGCCTTCCTAAGCAAGCTAAGCGCGTATAGTTCAAAATGAATTCCTCGCTAGCCTCATTCACTTTCCCATTGAAAATGATACCGGCAATGTCAACCTGTATTTGCCGGAGGCATTCATATGTCATGAGAGTATGGTTAATGCTGCCTAGATAATGCTTCGAGACGATAATCCACCGGCAATTCCAGGATGCATAGCAGTCTAGTTGGGTCAGTGTATCATTCAAGGGGGATAGCACCCCTCCTGCAAGTTCGATAATCAATGGACGTATTGTTTCAGGGGGAATGATGGACTCTGGAAGTATCTCTCTTTGTTCTAAACGAGCCGCTAGATGTGGTGAGACCGGTTGTTCGAATCGATAAGCTTCCGGATGACATACTAAAGCATCACGGGAAAGAGACTTAACCATCAATGTGTCTGATTGATCTAATTGACCGGACTGAATAGGCTTCCAATAGTCAGCTTGTAGCTTTTCGGCCAGAATAGCCGAAACTACGGTTTTGCCGACATCAGTACCTATTCCTGCGACAGCAACTCTCATAAATGACCCTTAAGTAAATGCAAGAGAGACTCTACTTGCGAAGGGGTATTGAAAGAATGCAAAATTAAGCGTAAAATTTCCTGCCCTTTTTTGACTGTAGGACTAAGGATAGGGCGTACATCATATCCCTCCGTTGCCAAAGCCATAGCCGCTGCTTTTACGCGGGAGTTTCCGGGAATCACCATAGATTGTATTGGAGAGAAATGGAAATCCTTCACTAAACTATATTGCCTACTTAAGCTTTCAAAATAGCTTATCAGCGCAAAAAGTTTATTTCTCTGAGTATCCGCCTCATGGATCTTACTGTAGCTAATATCAATAGCTTTTATGGCGTATGGTGGAAGAGCTGTCGAATAGCAAAAGGGACGTGCGAAATTGATAAGGTATTGCTTCAGAAGCTGACTCCCAAGGACGGCTCCGCCAAATACTCCAAAAGCTTTGCCATATGCAAGCACACGTGCGAAAACTTTATCCTCTATACCTTCTGCAACGACGCGCCCTTCGCCTTTTTTTCCATAGACTCCGATAGCGTGGGCCTCATCCACAATCAGACCCGCTCCATATTCATCACAAAGAGCGCTCATCTCTTTTAGTGGGGCTAAGGACCCATCCATGGAATAGACTGACTCTACGACAACAAAAATTGGATGGCGCTTTTTACGCACATCTTCTAAACGTTTTTTTAGATGTTTGGTATCATTGTGAAAAAAGGGATAGCTTTTGCCCTTGGTAAATCGCAGTCCATCTTGGACTGAGGCGTGGCAATGTAGGTCATAAATCACAGAGACATCCTCCTTTAAAAGAGAATCCATTAACCCTTGATTAGCCGCGTAACCTGTATTGAAAATCAAGGCTGCTTCAGCGTGATGATATTTTGCGATTTTGTTTTCTAAGGATTCTATAGGTTCAGAATGCCCGGTCAATAATCGTGATCCTGTAGATCCACGGCTTAACTTTTCGGGCGACCTACCATCAGTATCCAGTGCTAATCCCAAGTAATCGTTAGAGGTGAAGTCGACTAGTCCTGAAGTATATTTAAGGGAACGCAAGGTGCCTTCCAGCATCCTTGCTTCCAACCTTTTTCGCAGTAAATTATTTAACTGCAAGAGCATGCAGAAACTTCCTTGTATGCAGGACGCGCTGTAAGATTCAGAGTTTCCATCATCTGCATATCAAAATTTAGGTCTGGATTAGGTGTCGTCAGTAACTTATCTCCAATAAAGATCGAATTCGCACCGGCCAGAAAACATAAAGCTTGTTCTGCTTCGGAACGACCTTCCCGTCCTGCTGATAGTCTAACCATTGTTTGCGGCATAATGATACGTGTCGTGGCGATCATTCTTACGACATCCCAGATAGGAACCGGAGGCCTGCTTTGAAGCGGAGTGCCGCTGACAGAGATCAGCATATTAATCGGCACTGATTCGGGATGTTTTTCCCTTGTCGCCAAAACATGCAACATGCTCACCCTATCCTCTATCGACTCCCCCATTCCAATAATCCCGCCGCAGCAGACGCTAATACCAGCTTTTTCTACCGTATCCAAAGTATCTAATCTATCTTGGAATGTCCGCGTGGTAATGATCTGACTATAATATTCAGGAGAAGTGTCGACATTATGGTTGTAAGCATAAAGTCCTGCTTCAGCTAACCGCTTTGCCTGGCCTTCATTCAACATCCCTAAGCAAGTGCACACT
This Parachlamydiales bacterium DNA region includes the following protein-coding sequences:
- a CDS encoding DUF2490 domain-containing protein, with translation MQKIFHIILLLLVLPLYIKANDHLIEFWPQFNIGQWEKDKWKLEAHIELRFTEPITRLRYFEYSEKLAYQAFKYLNFRAGLTYITEKKFDQVKYRYNTRLEFEANPSLPLGEKTLLTLRNRLELRKFQDNNAINFRSRHRLRVAIEPSSKTTFKTISMSDEIFYDYTQDQFVENRYIPIQFEFEVSSELDIALYLMLKSSQATSGWSQSFIIGSNFDF
- the bioA gene encoding adenosylmethionine--8-amino-7-oxononanoate transaminase; translated protein: MAIPTLDSQLTQRDRAIIWHPFTQYETDPLPIAIVKAQGAYLYSDMGTRYIDAVSSWWTNLHGHSHPYIAEKIYEQAQNLQHVMFADYTHEPAILLAERLKAILPPGLNRFFYSDNGSTAVEAALKIIFQFWHNKGAAPEKDVLICFKGGYHGDTFGAMSAAGKTSFNRPFWPFMFDVEWIDPPFAGKEEESYAQLNALIEHKSVAGFIFEPIIQGFNGMKSHSAKGLDVLMEICEKNNILTIADEVMTGFGRTGPLFACEYLKHTPDIICLAKGLTGGALPLALTVCKDFIFEGFQSQDRAAAFLHGHTYTANPLGCAAALASLDLLLTNDCSAQRARIEASHLQFKEQYQHLWERCEVQGTILSLEYKTREGDSGYFSSLKQRIVPHFFAKHVVLRPFGNYVHVLPPYCVSEEDLYHIYQTLLESLSC
- the bioD gene encoding dethiobiotin synthase, with the protein product MRVAVAGIGTDVGKTVVSAILAEKLQADYWKPIQSGQLDQSDTLMVKSLSRDALVCHPEAYRFEQPVSPHLAARLEQREILPESIIPPETIRPLIIELAGGVLSPLNDTLTQLDCYASWNCRWIIVSKHYLGSINHTLMTYECLRQIQVDIAGIIFNGKVNEASEEFILNYTRLACLGRLSEEPILNFNIIQRYAKQWQFQL
- a CDS encoding pyridoxal phosphate-dependent aminotransferase family protein, with protein sequence MLLQLNNLLRKRLEARMLEGTLRSLKYTSGLVDFTSNDYLGLALDTDGRSPEKLSRGSTGSRLLTGHSEPIESLENKIAKYHHAEAALIFNTGYAANQGLMDSLLKEDVSVIYDLHCHASVQDGLRFTKGKSYPFFHNDTKHLKKRLEDVRKKRHPIFVVVESVYSMDGSLAPLKEMSALCDEYGAGLIVDEAHAIGVYGKKGEGRVVAEGIEDKVFARVLAYGKAFGVFGGAVLGSQLLKQYLINFARPFCYSTALPPYAIKAIDISYSKIHEADTQRNKLFALISYFESLSRQYSLVKDFHFSPIQSMVIPGNSRVKAAAMALATEGYDVRPILSPTVKKGQEILRLILHSFNTPSQVESLLHLLKGHL
- the bioB gene encoding biotin synthase BioB, whose protein sequence is MKEEIRHNWTKDEIRTIHDSPLMELILKAGTVKSQYHDTNEVQLCHLISVKTGGCPEDCKYCPQSASSQTFVKAEPLVELKRVMDDAQSALEYGVTRICMGAAWRSVRDSPQFDRVLEMVKEVSSLGVEVCTCLGMLNEGQAKRLAEAGLYAYNHNVDTSPEYYSQIITTRTFQDRLDTLDTVEKAGISVCCGGIIGMGESIEDRVSMLHVLATREKHPESVPINMLISVSGTPLQSRPPVPIWDVVRMIATTRIIMPQTMVRLSAGREGRSEAEQALCFLAGANSIFIGDKLLTTPNPDLNFDMQMMETLNLTARPAYKEVSACSCS